A window of Apium graveolens cultivar Ventura chromosome 8, ASM990537v1, whole genome shotgun sequence contains these coding sequences:
- the LOC141678507 gene encoding protein disulfide isomerase pTAC5, chloroplastic, with protein sequence MVSSSFPLCLNPPFTNKPHTNSISPYTYKTSFQSLSKSYICFSISSNNSSFEREESRWLREEQRWLREEQRWIREESRWRNERKYLLDEIETLKSKIEELENVSDRNLNVGGVLQVLRNEVSRIAERGSSAVPLVVESLDEVDVEAESEVEEEVEVKEVIRVFEKEKGRDDEVKKKRIMLRKGSEGDDVRIMQEALQKLGFYCGEEDEEYSMFSSGTERAIKTWQASLRIPEDGIMSPELLEKLYGEQKNDVSGRTEKVDIKRPDVANVQKASNGAAASHTTEVPGIQKTEAKEKGVAESKLPPPSRVFLLGENRWEDSSRLIGRNKQDGGSFNTNTTRCISCRGEGRLLCSECDGTGEPNIEEQFMEWVDEGAKCPYCNGVGFEICDVCNGKVAS encoded by the exons ATGGTTTCTTCATCTTTTCCTCTGTGTTTAAATCCTCCCTTCACTAACAAACCACACACTAACAGTATTTCACCATACACATACAAAACTTCATTTCAATCTCTCTCCAAATCCTACATTTGCTTCTCAATTTCCTCGAACAACTCGAGTTTCGAGAGAGAAGAATCGCGGTGGCTCCGCGAAGAGCAGCGGTGGTTACGGGAGGAGCAGAGGTGGATACGCGAAGAATCACGGTGGAGAAACGAGAGAAAGTACTTATTAGATGAAATTGAAACTTTAAAGAGCAAAATTGAGGAGTTGGAGAATGTAAGCGATCGGAATTTGAATGTTGGAGGAGTTTTGCAGGTTTTGAGGAATGAAGTTAGCCGAATTGCGGAGCGAGGATCGAGCGCAGTGCCTTTAGTTGTGGAGAGTTTGGATGAGGTGGATGTCGAGGCGGAGAGTGAGGTGGAGGAGGAGGTGGAAGTTAAGGAGGTAATTCGAGTTTTCGAGAAGGAAAAGGGGAGGGATGATGAGGTAAAGAAGAAGAGGATTATGTTGAGGAAAGGTTCGGAGGGAGATGATGTTCGAATTATGCAG GAAGCATTGCAAAAGCTGGGATTTTATTGTGGAGAGGAAGACGAAGAATATTCCATGTTCTCAAGTGGGACTGAACGTGCCATAAAAACTTGGCAA GCCTCGTTACGAATTCCTGAAGATGGGATCATGAGTCCAGAGCTTCTGGAAAAGTTATACGGAGAGCAGAAAAATGATGTTTCTGGAAGGACAGAGAAAGTAGATATAAAAAGACCTGATGTGGCCAATGTGCAGAAG GCTTCAAATGGAGCAGCTGCAAGTCACACTACTGAAGTCCCGGGAATTCAGAAGACAGAGGCAAAAGAAAAAGGTGTTGCAGAATCCAAATTACCTCCCCCTAGTCGAGTCTTTCTTCTTGGAGAAAACCGGTGGGAAGATTCTTCACGTCTTATTGGCAGAAACAAGCAGGATGGAGGAAGTTTTAACACAAATACTACGAGATGCATATCTTGTCGCGGGGAGGGCCGGCTATTGTGCTCAG AATGTGATGGCACTGGGGAGCCTAATATTGAGGAACAG TTTATGGAATGGGTAGATGAAGGAGCAAAGTGTCCATACTGTAATGGCGTTGGTTTTGAAATATGCGATGTATGCAACGGGAAAGTAGCAAGTTAG
- the LOC141678506 gene encoding glutathione reductase, cytosolic isoform X1 — translation MARKMLIDGEVDKVNEDNEHYDFDLFVIGAGSGGVRASRFSTQFGAKKVGMCELPFHPVSSENLGGVGGTCVLRGCVPKKICVYGASFGPELEDARSFGWDLNEKIDFNWKKLLQKKTDEIVRLNGIYKRMLSNAGVKLFEGEGKVVGPNEVEVTQLDGTKLKYSTKHILIATGSRAQRPPIPGQELGITSDEALSLEELPKSVVILGGGYIAVEFASIWRGMGATVNLCFRKELPLRGFDDEMRAVVARNLEGRGIHVHAQTSLSELVKTDQGIKVRTDHGEEILADVVLFATGRAPNSKRLNLDAVGVEIDEVGAIKVDEYSRTTVPSIWAIGDVTNRMNLTPVALMEGSLFAKTVFGGEPSKPDYNNIPYAVFCIPPLSVVGLSEEQAIEQAKGDIHVYTSSFNPMKNTISGRQEKTVMKLVVDAATDKVLGASMCGPDAPEIIQGIAVALKCGATKAQFDSTVGIHPSSAEEFVTMRSVTRKIPSGKPRTSL, via the exons ATGGCGAGGAAAATGTTGATTGATGGAGAGGTGGATAAAGTTAATGAAGATAACGAGCACTATGATTTCGATTTGTTTGTTATTGGTGCCGGAAGTGGAGGTGTCAGAGCTTCAAGGTTTTCTACTCAGTTTGGAGCTAAG AAGGTTGGTATGTGTGAGCTTCCCTTCCATCCAGTTAGCTCTGAAAACCTAGGAGGCGTAGGCGGAAC GTGTGTCCTTCGAGGTTGTGTTCCAAAAAAGATTTGTGTTTATGGAGCATCCTTTGGGCCAGAACTTGAG GATGCAAGGAGCTTTGGGTGGGACCTAAATGAGAAGATTGATTTTAACTGGAAAAAACTTTTGCAGAAAAAG ACAGACGAAATTGTTAGGTTAAATGGAATCTACAAGCGCATGCTTTCCAATGCAGGAGTTAAACTATTTGAAGGTGAAGGCAAGGTGGTTGGTCCGAATGAGGTAGAAGTAACACAACTAGACGGCACTAAACTTAAATATTCGACGAAGCATATCCTGATTGCAACTGGTAGTAGAGCTCAGCGTCCACCAATTCCTGGGCAG GAGCTGGGTATAACTTCTGACGAGGCTTTGAGCTTGGAAGAGTTACCTAAGAGTGTTGTTATACTTGGTGGAGG GTATATCGCTGTTGAGTTTGCTTCAATATGGCGTGGAATGGGAGCAACTGTGAATTTGTGCTTTAGGAAAGAACTTCCTCTAAG AGGGTTTGATGATGAAATGAGAGCTGTAGTTGCAAGAAATCTGGAAGGAAGGGGAATTCATGTACATGCACAGACCTCGTTGTCGGAG CTGGTTAAAACGGACCAGGGCATAAAAGTTCGTACAGACCACGGTGAAGAAATATTGGCAGATGTTGTTCTCTTTGCTACCG GTCGGGCCCCGAACTCGAAGAGGCTGAATTTAGATGCTGTTGGTGTTGAGATTGATGAAGTGGGAGCGATAAAG GTAGATGAGTACTCTCGGACAACAGTCCCTAGCATATGGGCCATTGGCGATGTTACAAATCGGATGAATCTCACTCCAGTAGCTTTAATGGAGGGAAGCCTATTTGCA AAAACTGTTTTTGGCGGTGAACCCAGCAAACCTGACTACAACAACATACCTTATGCTGTCTTTTG CATACCTCCTCTTTCGGTTGTTGGACTGAGCGAAGAGCAGGCTATAGAGCAAGCAAAGGGTGATATACATGTTTACACTTCATCATTTAATCCAATGAAGAACACAATCTCTGG GCGGCAGGAGAAGACAGTCATGAAGCTTGTTGTTGATGCTGCCACAGATAAAGTTCTTGGAGCATCTATGTGTGGCCCAGACGCCCCTGAAATTATTCAG GGCATTGCAGTGGCACTCAAGTGTGGAGCAACCAAGGCACAATTTGACAGCACG GTGGGCATACACCCTTCGTCTGCCGAAGAATTTGTCACCATGCGGTCAGTTACGAGAAAAATTCCTTCTGGTAAACCAAGAACAAGCCTTTGA
- the LOC141678506 gene encoding glutathione reductase, cytosolic isoform X2: MARKMLIDGEVDKVNEDNEHYDFDLFVIGAGSGGVRASRFSTQFGAKVGMCELPFHPVSSENLGGVGGTCVLRGCVPKKICVYGASFGPELEDARSFGWDLNEKIDFNWKKLLQKKTDEIVRLNGIYKRMLSNAGVKLFEGEGKVVGPNEVEVTQLDGTKLKYSTKHILIATGSRAQRPPIPGQELGITSDEALSLEELPKSVVILGGGYIAVEFASIWRGMGATVNLCFRKELPLRGFDDEMRAVVARNLEGRGIHVHAQTSLSELVKTDQGIKVRTDHGEEILADVVLFATGRAPNSKRLNLDAVGVEIDEVGAIKVDEYSRTTVPSIWAIGDVTNRMNLTPVALMEGSLFAKTVFGGEPSKPDYNNIPYAVFCIPPLSVVGLSEEQAIEQAKGDIHVYTSSFNPMKNTISGRQEKTVMKLVVDAATDKVLGASMCGPDAPEIIQGIAVALKCGATKAQFDSTVGIHPSSAEEFVTMRSVTRKIPSGKPRTSL, encoded by the exons ATGGCGAGGAAAATGTTGATTGATGGAGAGGTGGATAAAGTTAATGAAGATAACGAGCACTATGATTTCGATTTGTTTGTTATTGGTGCCGGAAGTGGAGGTGTCAGAGCTTCAAGGTTTTCTACTCAGTTTGGAGCTAAG GTTGGTATGTGTGAGCTTCCCTTCCATCCAGTTAGCTCTGAAAACCTAGGAGGCGTAGGCGGAAC GTGTGTCCTTCGAGGTTGTGTTCCAAAAAAGATTTGTGTTTATGGAGCATCCTTTGGGCCAGAACTTGAG GATGCAAGGAGCTTTGGGTGGGACCTAAATGAGAAGATTGATTTTAACTGGAAAAAACTTTTGCAGAAAAAG ACAGACGAAATTGTTAGGTTAAATGGAATCTACAAGCGCATGCTTTCCAATGCAGGAGTTAAACTATTTGAAGGTGAAGGCAAGGTGGTTGGTCCGAATGAGGTAGAAGTAACACAACTAGACGGCACTAAACTTAAATATTCGACGAAGCATATCCTGATTGCAACTGGTAGTAGAGCTCAGCGTCCACCAATTCCTGGGCAG GAGCTGGGTATAACTTCTGACGAGGCTTTGAGCTTGGAAGAGTTACCTAAGAGTGTTGTTATACTTGGTGGAGG GTATATCGCTGTTGAGTTTGCTTCAATATGGCGTGGAATGGGAGCAACTGTGAATTTGTGCTTTAGGAAAGAACTTCCTCTAAG AGGGTTTGATGATGAAATGAGAGCTGTAGTTGCAAGAAATCTGGAAGGAAGGGGAATTCATGTACATGCACAGACCTCGTTGTCGGAG CTGGTTAAAACGGACCAGGGCATAAAAGTTCGTACAGACCACGGTGAAGAAATATTGGCAGATGTTGTTCTCTTTGCTACCG GTCGGGCCCCGAACTCGAAGAGGCTGAATTTAGATGCTGTTGGTGTTGAGATTGATGAAGTGGGAGCGATAAAG GTAGATGAGTACTCTCGGACAACAGTCCCTAGCATATGGGCCATTGGCGATGTTACAAATCGGATGAATCTCACTCCAGTAGCTTTAATGGAGGGAAGCCTATTTGCA AAAACTGTTTTTGGCGGTGAACCCAGCAAACCTGACTACAACAACATACCTTATGCTGTCTTTTG CATACCTCCTCTTTCGGTTGTTGGACTGAGCGAAGAGCAGGCTATAGAGCAAGCAAAGGGTGATATACATGTTTACACTTCATCATTTAATCCAATGAAGAACACAATCTCTGG GCGGCAGGAGAAGACAGTCATGAAGCTTGTTGTTGATGCTGCCACAGATAAAGTTCTTGGAGCATCTATGTGTGGCCCAGACGCCCCTGAAATTATTCAG GGCATTGCAGTGGCACTCAAGTGTGGAGCAACCAAGGCACAATTTGACAGCACG GTGGGCATACACCCTTCGTCTGCCGAAGAATTTGTCACCATGCGGTCAGTTACGAGAAAAATTCCTTCTGGTAAACCAAGAACAAGCCTTTGA